The Salvelinus sp. IW2-2015 linkage group LG6.2, ASM291031v2, whole genome shotgun sequence genome window below encodes:
- the smtnl1 gene encoding smoothelin-like 1 yields MGDVSLHQEDSGNDATANQIEDNNNNQTEREAPVQECGPPKREHLTEDIVEGHRVKSGANRAKTPEQATGASIENIEESQPVTDTNEVNGEEACKGEEGPCHGADTGETEDHKLVNGEGEREMEEHKNRKGQEVVKKGEIEKKKEELKEDKEKGGENNARKEGKGGKIEKRKGDEENRKDRKIKAGKGEAGKEVAGKGDAGKGEEGKGEGGEAEEGKAPDNKSKAVKEKEGAGGGKVKEKSKEVEKQGKTKRKSGLNPTASTPSSAAPSVVRPRNSARSARMSRKNDIIAKFQQNAPETPVVPNFKLQRSSMAVASGASIKQKVLSWCANKTRNYEGVSLENFSSSWCDGLAFCALIHRFFPDAFDFSALNASEXEKNFTLAFNTAETMADCYPLLEVGDMLLMGNRPDPMCVFTYVQALCHHLSKIEKEKKDKEEKEKKDTAEEKKSEKMTDGEVETTTEKKEDESMGGENKGKDGKENETEESSAVEGEKEKEREELRREVEVEAQA; encoded by the exons ATGGGCGATGTATCACTCCACCAGGAGGATTCTGGGAACGATGCAACAGCCAACCAGAtagaggacaacaacaacaatcag acagagagagaagctccaGTCCAGGAGTGTGGCCCCCCGAAGAGAGAGCACCTGACGGAGGACATAGTGGAAGGTCATAGGGTCAAGTCAGGGGCTAATAGGGCGAAAACTCCAGAACAGGCAACAGGGGCTAGCATTGAAAACATAGAGGAGTCTCAGCCAGTAACTGACACCAATGAGGTTAATGGTGAAGAGGCTTGTAAGGGTGAGGAAGGGCCGTGTCATGGTGCAGACACCGGAGAAACAGAAGACCACAAATTGGTGaacggagagggggagagagagatggaggagcacAAGAATAGAAAGGGGCAAGAGGTGGTCAAGAAAGGAGAGattgagaaaaagaaagaggagctgaaagaggacaaagagaaggggggagaaaatAATGCCAggaaagaggggaaggggggaaaaatagaaaagagaaaaggagatgaAGAGAATAGGAAAGACAGAAAAATAAAGGCAgggaagggagaggcagggaaggaAGTGGCAGGGAAAGGAGATgcagggaagggagaggaagggaagggYgagggaggagaggcagaggaagggAAGGCACCAGACAACAAGAGCAAAGCAGTAAAAGAAAAGGAAGGGGCAGGAGGAGGAAAGGTTAAAGAGAAAAGCAAGGAGGTGGAGAAGCAAGGGAAGACCAAAAGAAAGAGTGGCTTGAATCCCACCGCCTCTACCCCATCCTCTGCAGCCCCCTCTGTGGTCCGACCCCGGAACTCTGCCCGCTCTGCCAGGATGTCCAGAAAAAATGACATCATAGCAAAGTTCCAGCAAAATGCACCTGA gACACCGGTTGTCCCCAACTTCAAACTTCAGAGATCATCTATGGCTGTGGCAAGTGGGGCATCAATCAAACAGAAAGTGCTTTCATGGTGTGCCAACAAAACACGCAACTATGAG GGTGTTTCCYTAGAGAACTTCTCATCTTCATGGTGTGATGGGCTGGCGTTCTGTGCACTCATCCATCGCTTCTTCCCAGATGCTTTTGACTTCTCAGCCCTGAACGCATCTGAGAYAGAGAAGAACTTCACCCTGGCCTTCAACACAGCAGA gaccatGGCTGACTGCTACCCCCTGTTGGAGGTTGGTGATATGCTCCTGATGGGGAACAGACCAGATCCTATGTGTGTGTTCACCTATGTCCAGGCRCTCTGTCATCACCTCTCCAAaatagagaaggagaagaaggacaaggaaGAAAAGGAGAAGAAGGACACAGCAGAGGAAAAGAAGAGTGAAAAGATGACCGACGGAGAGGTAGAAACCACTACAGAGAAGAAAGAGGAYGAGAGTATGGGYGGGGAGAACAAAGGAAAAGATGGGAAAGAGAACGAAACCGAGGAGAGCTCAgcggtggagggagagaaagagaaagagagagaggagttgagaaGAGAAGTTGAAGTTGAAGCGCAGGCTTAA